In the genome of Botrytis cinerea B05.10 chromosome 5, complete sequence, one region contains:
- the Bcrpn6 gene encoding Bcrpn6 encodes MAPAESLRIQEAQKLAKTDPRKAEAQYKDIISKPPSVTSEASVREYETALVSLGELYRDEKKANELVDLITTSRTVLSSFAKAKTAKLVRQLLDLFNAIPNTTDTQITVTKSCIEWATSERRGFLRQNLETRLVSLYMIKQDYYDALTLINSLLRELKRLDDKLVLVEVQLLESRVYHALGNTAKGRAALTAARTSAASVYTPPLLQAGLDMQSGKLHAEDKDFNTAFSYFIEALDGYHTQDEPEKATAALQYMLLCKIMLNLADDVNQLMTSKQAIKYAGKNLEAMKAVARAHSNRSLEEYEKALGDYRHELGSDAFIRNHLRRLYDAMLEQNLIKVIEPFSRVEIAHIAKMVGLDTQQVERKLSQMILDKVIIGVLDQGAGCLIIYDETERDVGYDAALATIEKLSSVVDVLYTNQASMLE; translated from the exons ATGGCACCAGCAGAATCATTAAGGATACAAGAAGCCCAAAAGCTGGCAAAGACAGACCCAAGAAAGGCAGAGGCACAATACAAGGAcatcatctccaaaccaCCTTCAGTAACATCAGAAGCTTCTGTTCGAGAATACGAAACTGCGTTGGTGAGCTTAGGAGAATTGTATCGAGATGAAAA GAAAGCAAATGAGTTGGTAGATCTGATCACAACAAGCCGGACAGTATTATCATCATtcgcaaaagcaaaaacagCCAAGTTAG TGCGACAACTTCTAGATCTATTCAATGCCATCCCCAACACAACAGATACCCAAATTACCGTCACAAAATCATGCATCGAGTGGGCCACATCCGAACGCCGTGGCTTCCTAAGACAGAACCTGGAAACTCGTCTCGTCAGCCTTTACATGATCAAGCAAGACTACTACGACGCTCTTACCCTCATCAACAGTCTCCTCCGCGAGCTCAAGCGTCTCGATGATAAGCTTGTCCTCGTTGAAGTTCAACTTCTGGAATCCCGCGTTTATCATGCTTTAGGAAACACGGCCAAAGGACGCGCTGCACTTACCGCTGCCAGAACAAGCGCCGCATCCGTGTATAccccccctcttctccaaGCTGGCCTCGATATGCAATCAGGAAAACTTCACGCCGAGGACAAAGATTTCAATACCGCCTTTTCCTATTTCATCGAAGCATTAGATGGATACCACACACAAGACGAGCCGGAAAAAGCTACTGCTGCGCTTCAGTATATGCTCCTTTGCAAAATCATGCTCAACCTTGCCGATGATGTCAACCAACTTATGACCTCCAAACAAGCCATTAAATATGCAGGCAAGAATCTCGAAGCCATGAAAGCCGTCGCTCGTGCCCACTCCAACCGTTCTCTAGAAGAATACGAAAAAGCACTTGGCGATTACCGTCATGAACTCGGCTCCGATGCCTTCATCCGCAACCATCTCCGTCGTCTCTACGATGCCATGTTGGAACAGAATCTAATCAAAGTAATCGAGCCCTTTTCCCGCGTCGAAATTGCCCACATCGCCAAGATGGTCGGTCTTGATACACAACAAGTAGAGAGGAAGTTATCACAGATGATTCTCGACAAGGTGATCATTGGAGTATTGGATCAAGGGGCTGGATGTTTGATAATCTACGATGAGACGGAGAGAGATGTAGGATATGATGCTGCATTGGCAACGATCGAGAAATTGAGCAGTGTGGTCGATGTGCTTTATACCAACCAAGCGAGTATGCTCGAATAG
- the Bcsof1 gene encoding Bcsof1 has translation MKIKALSRASIQAPGSEAKQPRNLDPALHPFERAREYTRALNATKMERMFAAPFIAQLGKGHVDGVYTMAKDPNALERFASGSGDGVVKVWDLTSRDEVWQTSAHENIIKGMSWTRDQKLLTCASDRSIKLFDPYNTTTGSAPVATWLGTNAFTSLSHHRSNNAFAAASGVISIYDLEKQNAPPDVLKWPNSTDTITNVAFNQVETSILASTATDRSVVLYDLRTGLPIHKTLLNFASNAISWNPMEAFNFAVANEDHNVYIFDMRKMERALNVLKGHVAACMDVEFSPTGEELVTASYDRTVRLWSRTKGHSRDIYHTKRMQRVFSARWTPDSKFILSGSDDGNIRLWRANASKREGIKSAKQRTALEYNEALSERYAHMPEIRRIKRHRHVPKVIKKAGEIKSEELKAIKRRQENERKHTKKQFSKRRAEREKMVLANEK, from the exons ATG AAGATTAAAGCACTCAGTCGGGCGTCCATTCAGGCCCCAGGGTCTGAAGCCAAACAGCCCCGCAACCTTG ATCCAGCACTACATCCATTCGAAAGAGCCCGGGAATACACCCGTGCCCTCAATGCCACCAAAATGGAAAGGATGTTCGCCGCTCCCTTCATCGCGCAATTAGGAAAAGGACATGTCGATGGAGTTTACACGATGGCAAAGGACCCTAATGCTCTCGAGCGTTTTGCAAGTGGCAGTGGTGATGGTGTTGTGAAGGTATGGGATTTGACCTCTCGGGATGAGGTGTGGCAAACTAGTGCGCATGAGAATATTATCAAAGGCATGAGTTGGACGAGGGATCAGAAACTTTTAACATGCGCAAGTGATCGATCGATCAAACTTTTCGACCCCTACAATACAACTACTGGATCTGCGCCCGTGGCAACATGGCTGGGGACCAATGCATTTACGAGTTTATCACATCACCGTTCGAACAATGCATTCGCAGCGGCATCTGGAGTCATCTCAATATACGATCtcgaaaaacaaaatgcGCCACCCGATGTTTTGAAATGGCCAAACTCGACCGATACTATTACCAACGTAGCATTTAATCAGGTTGAAACCTCTATACTTGCTTCCACCGCTACTGATAGGTCGGTTGTATTATATGATCTTCGGACTGGACTTCCCATTCACAAAACGCTTCTCAATTTTGCCTCAAATGCTATATCATGGAATCCTATGGAAGCATTCAATTTCGCGGTAGCCAATGAAGATCACAATGTCtacatttttgatatgaggaagatggagagagcCTTGAATGTGTTGAAGGGTCATGTTGCTGCTTGCATGGATGTAGAATTCAGCCCAACTGGTGAGGAGCTCGTTACAGCATCATACGACAGAACAGTTAGGCTATGGAGCCGGACCAAGGGGCACTCGAGAGATATTTACCACACCAAGCGTATGCAAAGAGTCTTTTCGGCAAGATGGACACCAGATTCGAAGTTCATTCTTTCTGGTTCGGATGATGGCAATATTCGATTATGGAGAGCCAATGCCTCCAAGCGAGAAGGTATTAAATCGGCCAAACAGCGGACTGCTCTGGAATACAACGAGGCATTGTCGGAGCGATATGCTCATATGCCCGAAATTAGACGAATCAAACGTCACAGACATGTTCCTAAAGTTATTAAGAAAGCTGGAGAGATCAAATCCGAGGAACTCAAGGCGATCAAGCGCAGACAAGAGAATGAACGCAAACATACCAAGAAGCAATTCTCGAAGAGACGagcagaaagagagaaaatggttTTGGCAAACGAAAAGTAA
- the Bccct3 gene encoding Bccct3 has product MQAPVVVMNTQSGDRQTGRKAQMSNITAAKTVADIIRSCLGPKAMLKMLLDPMGGIVLTNDGHAILREIEVSHPAAKSMIELSRTQDEEVGDGTTSVIILAGEMLAQSLPQLERNIHPVVIISAFKAALKDALEIIEEISLPVDINDDKAMYQLISSSIGTKFVSRWSELMCSLALKAVRTVTHEIGGGKKEVDIKRYARVEKIPGGEIEDSRVLDGVMLNKDITHPKMRRRIENPRIILLDCTLEYKKGESQTNIEISKEDDWNKILQIEEEQVKLMCDSILALKPDLVITEKGVSDLAQHYLMKGNVTALRRVRKTDNNRIARATGATVVNRVDDLQESDVGTQCGLFEIEKIGDEYFTFLTKCESPKACTILLRGPSKDILNEIDRNLADAMAVARNVMFHPRLSPGGGATEMAVAVRLGQLAKSIEGVQQWPYKAVAEAMEVIPRTLIQNAGQSPVRVLTALRAKHAEGGSSWGIDGDKGTLVDMNEYGVWEPEAVKLQSIKTAVESACLLLRVDDICSAKAARAPGAPGGGEE; this is encoded by the exons ATGCAGGCGCCTGTAGTAGTAATGA ACACCCAGAGTGGTGATAGACAAACTGGTCGAAAAGCTCAGATGTCGAATATCACCGCAGCCAAAAC TGTCGCAGATATTATTCGATCGTGTTTAGGCCCAAAAGCCATGCTAAAGATGTTGTTGGATCCTATGGGCGGTATCGTTTTGACGAATGACGGACATGCCATTCTCAGAGAGATTGAAGTGTCACATCCTGCCGCTAAGAGTATGATTGAGTTGAGCAGAACACAAGATgaggaagttggagatgggacTACTAGTGTTATTATTCTTG CTGGTGAAATGTTGGCACAATCTCTTCCACAACTAGAAAGAAACATTCACCCTGTCGTTATTATTTCCGCTTTCAAGGCCGCACTGAAAGATGCTCTCGAGATCATTGAGGAAATTTCCCTTCCAGTCGATATCAACGATGATAAAGCCATGTAtcaactcatctcatcctcaatcGGCACAAAATTTGTTTCTAGATGGTCTGAACTCATGTGCAGCTTAGCACTCAAGGCTGTACGAACGGTAACTCACGAGATCGGAGGTGGCAAGAAAGAGGTTGACATTAAGCGTTATGCAAGAGTTGAAAAGATCCCAGGTGGAGAAATCGAAGACAGCAGAGTTTTGGATGGTGTTATGCTCAATAAAGATATTACCCACCCAAAGATGAGACGGAGAATCGAGAACCCCAGAATTATCCTATTAGATTGCACATTGGAATACAAGAAGGGAGAATCACAGACGAACATTGAGATCAGCAAAGAGGATGACTGGAACAAGATTTTGCAGATTGAGGAAGAGCAGGTCAAGCTTATGTGCGATTCTATCCTCGCTCTTAAGCCAGATTTGGTCATCACTGAGAAGGGTGTCTCTG ATCTCGCACAACATTACCTGATGAAAGGCAACGTTACTGCACTTCGACGTGTCCGAAAAACAGATAACAACAGAATAGCTCGTGCAACTGGCGCCACTGTCGTCAACAGAGTGGACGATCTCCAGGAATCCGATGTTGGAACCCAGTGTGGCctttttgagattgagaagatcGGCGACGAATACTTCACGTTTTTGACCAAATGCGAATCACCAAAGGCATGCACTATCTTACTGAGAGGTCCATCCAAAGATATCTTAAATGAGATTGACAGAAACTTGGCTGATGCTATGGCCGTTGCACGAAATGTCATGTTCCACCCCAGATTATCACCCGGAGGAGGTGCTACTGAAATGGCTGTTGCAGTCAGACTAGGTCAACTCGCAAAGAGTATTGAGGGTGTGCAACAATGGCCGTACAAGGCTGTAGCTGAAGCCATGGAAGTCATCCCAAGAACTTTGATTCAAAATGCCGGTCAGAGTCCAGTCAGAGTCCTCACAGCATTGAGAGCAAAGCATGCTGAGGGTGGAAGTTCATGGGGTATTGACGGCGACAAGGGTACCTTAGTTGATATGAATGAGTACGGTGTCTGGGAGCCAGAGGCAGTCAAATTACAAAGTATTAAAACTGCAGTTGAG TCCGCCTGCCTCCTCCTGAGGGTCGATGATATTTGCAGCGCAAAAGCCGCAAGAGCACCTGGTGCACCTGGCGGTGGGGAGGAATAA
- the Bcdet1 gene encoding Bcdet1 encodes MGKPRMIILIRHAQSEGNKNRDIHQTIPDHRVKLTPEGWTQAHEAGLQLRNLLRPDDTLHFFTSPYRRTRETTEGILSTLTSDSPSPSPFPRHSIKVYEEPRLREQDFGNFQPCSAEMERMWQERADYGHFFYRIPNGESAADAYDRVSGFNESLWRQFGDDDFASVCVLVTHGLMSRVFLMKWYHFSVEYFEDLRNVNHCEFLIMRKSNDSGKYILENQLRTWSQLKQERLAIAAATKTLSSTPENGQTSGKDKEKESRLLGAGRSPAGSSSPIPTHKRWGGCPNGCDHGKHYYKKENSMHAMQLNGRPIALASASSTHIETIAARRPAARRWQSSSDEDEDDPRGKSGPPELDVQKSLEETVSSPDGTPSFISIEDRLGSRIRSPNDLLGIRHAGRDGGGSASGANSDAEFSAEEDVRKRLAKGRNRNNGLGISVLSQKLTREESDGMGKGVKADALGDQSDDGDDDAGGQSDEGVSGGASTKSKL; translated from the exons ATGGGAAAACCTCGTATGATCATCTTGATTAGACATGCTCAATCAGAGGGAAACA AAAACCGTGATATTCATCAAACTATACCCGATCACAGAGTAAAGCTCACCCCCGAAGGCTGGACACAAGCTCATGAAGCTGGTTTGCAACTGCGAAACCTCTTACGTCCAGATGACACCCTGCACTTCTTCACTTCCCCCTATCGAAGGACCCGCGAAACTACAGAGGGCATTTTGTCTACCCTGACTTCCGATTCGCCGAGCCCTTCTCCGTTTCCAAGGCACTCTATAAAAGTATATGAAGAGCCCCGCCTTCGTGAGCAGGACTTTGGTAACTTTCAGCCTTGTAGTGCGGAAATGGAGAGAATGTGGCAAGAGAGAGCAGATTATGGGCACTTTTTCTATCGGATCCCAAATGGAGAGAGTGCGGCGGATGCATATGATAGGGTGAGTGGTTTTAATGAGAGTCTATGGAGACAATTTGGGGATGACGATTTCGCAAGCGTTTGTGTTCTAG TGACTCACGGACTCATGTCTCGTGTTTTTCTGATGAAATGGTATCATTTTTCCGTTGAGTACTTTGAAGATCTTCGAAATGTCAATCACTGCGAGTTCCTTATTATGCGCAAATCGAATGATTCCGGGAAGTACATATTAGAAAATCAACTACGCACATGGTCTCAACTGAAGCAAGAGCGTCTAGCGATTGCCGCCGCAACTAAAACACTTTCTTCAACACCCGAAAATGGGCAAACTTCTGGAAAGGacaaagagaaggagagtaGACTACTAGGAGCCGGTCGCTCACCTGCGGGTTCTTCTAGCCCAATACCAACACATAAAAGATGGGGTGGCTGCCCAAATGGCTGCGACCATGGGAAGCATTACTACAAAAAGGAAAACTCCATGCATGCCATGCAACTAAACGGTCGTCCAATCGCATTGGCATCCGCTTCATCCACGCACATAGAGACAATCGCAGCCCGTCGACCCGCAGCCCGTCGCTGGCAATCTTCCTCCGACGAAGACGAGGACGATCCAAGAGGGAAATCGGGGCCACCTGAATTAGATGTTCAAAAGAGTCTCGAAGAAACCGTTAGCAGTCCCGATGGAACACCAAGCTTCATTAGCATAGAAGATCGACTAGGTAGTCGCATTCGAAGTCCTAATGATCTACTTGGCATACGCCATGCGGGAAGAGATGGAGGTGGGAGCGCTAGTGGTGCTAATAGCGATGCCGAATTTAGCGCAGAAGAAGATGTTAGAAAGAGATTAGCAAAAGGGCGAAACCGGAATAACGGGTTGGGAATCTCAGTGTTATCGCAGAAATTAACGAGAGAAGAATCcgatgggatgggaaaggGAGTCAAGGCTGATGCTTTGGGAGATCAAAGTGATGATGGGGATGACGATGCTGGAGGACAGAGTGATGAGGGTG TATCCGGGGGAGCGTCTACTAAGTCTAAattgtga